One genomic segment of Gossypium arboreum isolate Shixiya-1 chromosome 3, ASM2569848v2, whole genome shotgun sequence includes these proteins:
- the LOC108474482 gene encoding BTB/POZ domain-containing protein At3g22104 isoform X2 — MEMSKSVSGNCNLLEKTKKCIEELGYWTWPDLLVALKHCQEMQQVATSSGILEKCLDSIVGRLAITSEASPCASTSSPDSSGLRLSCDTRSTESLKNSFSRANWWFEDLSVLSPNLVEMLVKSMVSRKYNQVIISRFLLYYQKSKFFTASSDEKRQVLEIVIDGLYTLDPSCISCKSLFGILRVVLNLNISKSSRNKLECMIGSQMDQATLDNLLIPSPYGTSYLYDVNLVLRFLKAFLCEGGWRLSPTRMRKVASLMDLYIAEVAPDPFLRLSKFLALVVALPDSARDCWDELYHAIDVYLEVHAGLSEEEKVKVCCALNYEKLSSDACVHLSQNAKFPSKSSVQAVVSQQLKLKNLLQGTKNSKPDMDSPCKLNETRGKAKKGEGSEQIVLYSGRLDISGDNENLRAHLQGMQWRVIELEKLCKKMQAQMAKLMKSKTPPTHSTARSLPRLCS, encoded by the exons ATGGAGATGAGCAAATCTGTGTCAGGAAACTGTAATCTGTTAGAAAAAACCAAGAAATGCATTGAAGAACTCGGGTACTGGACTTGGCCTGATCTTTTGGTTGCTTTGAAGCATTGCCAGGAAATGCAGCAGGTTGCTACTTCTTCAGGTATTCTTGAAAAATGCTTGGATTCAATTGTTGGGAGGTTGGCTATCACTAGTGAAGCGAGTCCTTGTGCGTCTACTTCGTCTCCGGATAGCTCGGGGTTACGGCTTTCCTGCGATACTAGAAGTACCGAGAGTTTGAAGAACAGCTTCTCTCGAGCAAATTGGTGGTTCGAAGACCTTTCTGTTCTGAGTCCCAATTTGGTTGAAATGCTGGTAAAATCTATGGTCTCTCGGAAGTACAATCAAGTGATCATCAGTCGGTTCCTCTTGTATTACCAGAAGTCAAAGTTCTTCACCGCTTCATCTGATGAGAAACGCCAAGTTCTAGAGATCGTGATCGATGGGCTTTACACTCTTGATCCGAGTTGCATTTCGTGCAAGAGTTTGTTCGGGATTCTTCGAGTGGTGCTGAATTTGAACATAAGCAAAAGTAGCAGGAACAAGTTGGAGTGTATGATAGGTTCTCAAATGGATCAAGCAACATTAGACAACCTGCTCATCCCATCTCCATATGGAACAAGTTATTTATATGATGTGAACCTTGTTCTTAGATTTCTGAAAGCATTTCTATGTGAAGGAGGCTGGCGATTATCACCAACACGAATGAGGAAGGTTGCTAGCTTGATGGATCTGTATATTGCAGAAGTAGCTCCGGATCCTTTTTTAAGATTGTCGAAGTTTCTAGCGTTGGTGGTGGCCTTGCCGGATTCTGCCAGGGACTGTTGGGATGAATTATACCACGCAATCGACGTTTATCTGGAG GTGCATGCAGGGTTGTCtgaagaagaaaaagtgaaggtctGTTGCGCACTGAACTACGAGAAGCTCTCTTCGGATGCTTGCGTACACCTTTCCCAGAATGCGAAATTTCCATCAAAAAGCTCGGTACAAGCTGTCGTTTCCCAGCAATTGAAGCTTAAGAACTTACTGCAGGGCACTAAGAACAGTAAACCCGACATGGATTCCCCTTGTAAACTCAATGAAACCCGAGGCAAGGCAAAGAAAGGTGAAGGCAGTGAACAAATTGTTCTTTATTCAGGGAGATTAGACATATCGGGCGACAACGAGAACCTCAGAGCTCATTTACAAGGGATGCAATGGAGGGTGATTGAACTGGAGAAACTCTGCAAGAAAATGCAGGCCCAGATGGCCAAACTCATGAAATCGAAAACACCACCAACTCATAGCACTGCAAGATCCTTGCCCAGGCTTTGTTCATGA
- the LOC108474482 gene encoding BTB/POZ domain-containing protein At3g22104 isoform X1 produces MAVCCDLEADINGEETFLLDKKIICSFSGRLSKLFGKSTGANRNKVIFNDFPGGAENFELISRFCYNNGEIDINPSNISLLYSAAEFMEMSKSVSGNCNLLEKTKKCIEELGYWTWPDLLVALKHCQEMQQVATSSGILEKCLDSIVGRLAITSEASPCASTSSPDSSGLRLSCDTRSTESLKNSFSRANWWFEDLSVLSPNLVEMLVKSMVSRKYNQVIISRFLLYYQKSKFFTASSDEKRQVLEIVIDGLYTLDPSCISCKSLFGILRVVLNLNISKSSRNKLECMIGSQMDQATLDNLLIPSPYGTSYLYDVNLVLRFLKAFLCEGGWRLSPTRMRKVASLMDLYIAEVAPDPFLRLSKFLALVVALPDSARDCWDELYHAIDVYLEVHAGLSEEEKVKVCCALNYEKLSSDACVHLSQNAKFPSKSSVQAVVSQQLKLKNLLQGTKNSKPDMDSPCKLNETRGKAKKGEGSEQIVLYSGRLDISGDNENLRAHLQGMQWRVIELEKLCKKMQAQMAKLMKSKTPPTHSTARSLPRLCS; encoded by the exons ATGGCAGTTTGCTGTGATCTTGAAGCAGATATCAATGGAGAGGAGACTTTCCTACTAGACAAG AAAATTATATGTTCATTCTCAGGCAGGTTAAGCAAATTGTTTGGTAAATCCACAGGTGCCAACAGAAATAAAGTGATATTTAATGACTTTCCTGGAGGAGCTGAGAATTTTGAGCTTATATCAAGGTTTTGTTATAACAATGGAGAAATTGATATAAATCCTTCAAATATTTCCTTGCTATATTCTGCTGCTGAATTCATGGAGATGAGCAAATCTGTGTCAGGAAACTGTAATCTGTTAGAAAAAACCAAGAAATGCATTGAAGAACTCGGGTACTGGACTTGGCCTGATCTTTTGGTTGCTTTGAAGCATTGCCAGGAAATGCAGCAGGTTGCTACTTCTTCAGGTATTCTTGAAAAATGCTTGGATTCAATTGTTGGGAGGTTGGCTATCACTAGTGAAGCGAGTCCTTGTGCGTCTACTTCGTCTCCGGATAGCTCGGGGTTACGGCTTTCCTGCGATACTAGAAGTACCGAGAGTTTGAAGAACAGCTTCTCTCGAGCAAATTGGTGGTTCGAAGACCTTTCTGTTCTGAGTCCCAATTTGGTTGAAATGCTGGTAAAATCTATGGTCTCTCGGAAGTACAATCAAGTGATCATCAGTCGGTTCCTCTTGTATTACCAGAAGTCAAAGTTCTTCACCGCTTCATCTGATGAGAAACGCCAAGTTCTAGAGATCGTGATCGATGGGCTTTACACTCTTGATCCGAGTTGCATTTCGTGCAAGAGTTTGTTCGGGATTCTTCGAGTGGTGCTGAATTTGAACATAAGCAAAAGTAGCAGGAACAAGTTGGAGTGTATGATAGGTTCTCAAATGGATCAAGCAACATTAGACAACCTGCTCATCCCATCTCCATATGGAACAAGTTATTTATATGATGTGAACCTTGTTCTTAGATTTCTGAAAGCATTTCTATGTGAAGGAGGCTGGCGATTATCACCAACACGAATGAGGAAGGTTGCTAGCTTGATGGATCTGTATATTGCAGAAGTAGCTCCGGATCCTTTTTTAAGATTGTCGAAGTTTCTAGCGTTGGTGGTGGCCTTGCCGGATTCTGCCAGGGACTGTTGGGATGAATTATACCACGCAATCGACGTTTATCTGGAG GTGCATGCAGGGTTGTCtgaagaagaaaaagtgaaggtctGTTGCGCACTGAACTACGAGAAGCTCTCTTCGGATGCTTGCGTACACCTTTCCCAGAATGCGAAATTTCCATCAAAAAGCTCGGTACAAGCTGTCGTTTCCCAGCAATTGAAGCTTAAGAACTTACTGCAGGGCACTAAGAACAGTAAACCCGACATGGATTCCCCTTGTAAACTCAATGAAACCCGAGGCAAGGCAAAGAAAGGTGAAGGCAGTGAACAAATTGTTCTTTATTCAGGGAGATTAGACATATCGGGCGACAACGAGAACCTCAGAGCTCATTTACAAGGGATGCAATGGAGGGTGATTGAACTGGAGAAACTCTGCAAGAAAATGCAGGCCCAGATGGCCAAACTCATGAAATCGAAAACACCACCAACTCATAGCACTGCAAGATCCTTGCCCAGGCTTTGTTCATGA